The Sediminitomix flava genome contains the following window.
AGAGGGCTCTCACAGATGAATTCTTAGTATAAAACACCTCTGATTTATAACCATTTACATATCAATTTCTCAATAAAATTTAATCTTTAAAGCCAAATCATTAATTTTTTTAATGTTTATTATAAAATCTATTAATAGATTTTATGATATTATTCTAAGTTGTATTTCAGAATTTTGTGAAGGTTTTGGAAATCTTAACACGATACAATGATTAATAAATCTATCAAATCTAACTTCATATCTGGCTTTTTAGTTTTTCTAATTGCTCTTCCACTTTGTTTAGGAATTGCAAAAGCTAGTGGATTCCCACCGATTGCCGGAATTTATACTGCAATCATAGGTGGACTTGTTGTTACCTTCTTATCGAAGGCACCTTTAGCCATCAAAGGTCCAGCAGCAGGATTAATTGCTATTGCAATCAGTGCAGTTGAAGAACTAGGAGGTGGTGACCACATCTTGGGATACAAGCTTACTTTAGCAGTTATTGTAGTATCGGGGGTACTACAAATACTTATGGGTCTTGCCAAGTTTGGAAAAATGGGAGATATGTTCCCAATATCCGTCATCAGAGGTATGTTGGCAGCTATTGGTGTCATCATCATTAGTAAACAGATCCATGTAATCATGGGAGTTGTTCCAGAAGCAAAATCTCCATGGGCTTTGTTAGCTGAAATTCCGCACAGTATTATGAACTTAAACCCAAAAGTTACAGTCATTGGTGTTTTAAGTTTAGCCTTGCTTTTTGGACATCCATATATCAAAAATGCAACATTAAAGAAGTTACCTGCACCACTTCTTATTCTTTTGGTTGCAATTCCTCTAGGGTTTGTCTTTAATCTATCGCAAACACACAGTTACAGCCTTGGATCTTTTGATTACAATATTGATCCTACTAAATTCTTGGTAGTACTACCTGAGAGTTTTCTTAGTGGTATCACTTTTCCTGATTTCTCTCAATTATTGAGCTATGCATCTATCAAATATATTTTGATGTTTGCATTGGTTGGTAGTATTGAATCAGTATTGAGTGCAAAAGCAGTAGATGCTTTAGATCCTAAAGGTAGAGTTACAAACTTGAATCAAGATTTAGTAGCTGTTGGTATCGGAAACACTATCGCAGGTCTGATTGGTGGATTACCAATGATTTCAGAAATCGTTAGAAGTTCAGCAAATATAAATGCAGGAGCAAAAGGCAGAATGAGTAACTTCTTCCACGGTCTTTTCCTTTTCCTTTTTGTATTGCTTGCCGCTGCAGTCATCAAAACTATTCCGAATGCAGCACTTGCAGCCATGCTTGTTTTCACCGGTCTTAAGTTGGCTTCACCACAAGAGTTTAAGAAGATCAACAGTGTCGGTATAGATCAGCTCTTACAATTCTTGACTACTCTTATCGTAACTTTAGCCACTGACCTTCTTGTGGGTGTAGCAGCAGGTATCGCATTAAAAGTTGTTATTGAACTTGTACAAGGCGTTAAAATCAGAGAAATGTTTGATCTTCAAGCTCAAACTTCAGCAAGTAAAGATGGTTTAGTCATCAAGTTTAAAGGAGTTGCTTCTTTCATCAACTACTTGAAATTTAAATCTTTGATTGATGCTCAGCCAAAAAATCAGAAAATTGTTCTTGATTTTAGCGAGGCCTTTTTCATCGATCATACATTCTTGAATAACATCCATAACATTCAGAATAAATTCACCAAAGAAGGTGGCGAATTGGTAAAAACAGGTTTTGATAATCACCATTTCCAATCTCAGCACCATCTTTCTTCAAGAAGACTGATTACCAATCCATATCTACAGAAAACGCATTCAGATTTGTCAAAGCGTTCACGTACAATTCAAGATATGGCCACTGCAAATCAGCTCGATTTTGAAGCTAATTTGAGCCCGTCGTTCATTCGTCCTCATTTAAGTGCATTTTCACTTTTAACAAGACTTCGCAGAGCGAAAAACTTTGTATTAGGGACAAGAGAGCATTACAGTTTTATGATCTGTGATATTAAGTACGTAAACTCAGACGATTTTTCAACTGAAACTAGTACAGCTACTATCGCATTGATCTTTAACATTGCAAAAGGTGGAATTCCTGAATTCTACACGCAGGGCAAAACTGACCTATTTAACTTCATCACTAAATATGACTTTAAATTGATGGATAAATCAAATAAAGTACCTTTCAACATATTTGGTAAAAATGAAGAATTAGTAGATGCCTTCTTTACTCCTCAAATCACGGAAATGATCTCAGACAGTTCTTTCAACATTGAGTGTAAACGCCGTGAGATGCTAATCCATAAAGACTGGGGAGTGATTTCAGAAGGGGAATCGCTAGAAAAAATGCTGACATTTGTAGATCAATTCGCTTCTGAAGTTGTTAAGAAGAGATTAGAAGAAGCGACCAAAGATCAGAAATAAATACAGATTATATTAATCATTCGAGTGAAGGGGATTCTAACTATTTAGAATCCCCTTTTATTTTTTATAAAATCTGAATGTTAAAACTATATTCTGATTTTGTACAATACGTCTTTTAAAATCACCCAAAGTAACTTTTTTCACTATCAGAATACTTCATTTCACTTTTTGAACATCCTTTTTCAAGTATAGAACACCCAAACTACGGGACGAACATTACATTTGAGTATAGGTGAATATTTTACACTTAATAAAATCTACAGTCATTTGAACTCAGAAAAATGATTCAATAGATCGGATTCAGCTATCCATACTTTTTATAAAAATTCTACGATAAAAAGGACAACACATAATCAATTTAAATATGAGATATATACTGTCTATAGTTTTACTCATTGCTTTTATGAGTAATCTAAACGCACAAACAGCTCCAACTGACGGAATGGTACTTTACCTACCGCTTGATGGTGACAACCTTGCTTCTATAGCTCCAGAAAGTATAGTCACAGAAGGCGATCTTTTAGGGAGTAAAGATAATTGGGATAACGCAAATAGTGCTCTTCAATTCTCTGGAGAAGGAACATATTTATCAATGCAAGCTGCTGAGATTGAAAACCTACCTGTTGGAGCCTCAGATCGGACAATTTCATTTTGGATAAAACTAGACCCTACAACGGGCGATGGACACTTTTTCTCATATGGTACAAATGGAGGAAATGCAGGTGCGGGAAAGCATGTTCATATGAAAATTTCTGCCGATTCAGTGATTCAATACAATTTCTGGAATTATGATTTTAAAGCACCAAAATCTACTGATGCTGATTTTATAAATATCAAAGATGAACAGTGGCACTTCATCACCGCTATGATTGAAAGCGGTCAGCCAAAATTATACATTGATGCGACCTCCGTTCCACTTACGGGGCCAACCGGAAATGGTATAGATGATATCGAAGAAGTAAATACAGACATCACAGGTAAAAAAGAGTTTATCATTGGTGCTAATAATGTCAACCTAGGAAATAAGGGAGTCGTTGGTGAGATAGACGAATTTCGTATGTATAATAGATTACTTTCTGAGGATGAAATTTCTGGACTATACGCTTTCGAACCAACAGTTACACCTAGCATAGAAATAAACGCTCCATCTGATTTTACATTTGTGAGAGATGAAAATGACGAAAGTAAAATCACATTTTCATGGACAGATAATAGTGATAACGAAACAGGATTTGTAATCGAAGAAAAGACCGATACTAATACATGGACGATGCTTGCAGAAGTAAATGCAGATGTAAGCTCTTACATTTTTACACTTGAGAATATTCGAGTTACAGCAACTTTTCGTGTAAAAGCTGTGGTGAATGATGAGTCAAGGTCGAATTACTCGGAAGAACTTATGGTAGAAGGAATCGAAGCCCCTCCAGTTTCAGCACCTTCAAACCTAGTCTATACACTTGATGAAAATGATAATACATTAGTTTCACTCAATTGGATTGACAACAGTGATAACGAAACCTATTTTGTCATCGAAGAGAAAAAAGCTCAGCAAGCTTGGACTATTTTAGATAGCACTGAAGCGAATGTAAATTCATTCACTTTTAATGTTCTTGATATTAGTGTAGGACTAAAATACAGAGTAAAAGCTATAAACACTGAGGTCGAATCAGAATATTCAAATACCGTTGAGCTTGGTGAAACTGTATCTACAGAGGTCAATTCGCCTTCAGCTTTATATTATTACAGAAATACACCAAGCTACACTGAGGCTACACTTTATTGGACAGACAATAGTGATAATGAAACAGGATTTCTTGTTGAACAAAAAATTGATGGAGCATCTTGGGTAGAAACGGCAAGAGTCAGTGAAAATACCATCGAGCATTCTATAAGTCAATTAGACCCAACAGCAAGTATTGAATTTCGAGTTAGAGCTTTACTAGATGAAGCATACTCTGCATCCTCAAATAAAGTTAGGTTAGTGGGTACAGAATCTATTTTAGAAGTTTACCCTGAGGTACCAGGGATTCGAAATCCAAAAGATACTACGGTCAATAACATTACTTTTGGTATGATTCAAGATCAATGCCCTGCCGAACCTGAGCAAGGAAAAGCTACACGCATTTCTACTTTCTTTGACCTAAAAGTAAGACCTTCTTCGGGAGGCGATTGGTTGTATTCTCCTACCTATGAAACTCGTCCTCAAATTCGAGATTTGAGAGCGCAAAATGATCCTGCTCACAATGAAAGTGGCCATGACGTATATGCTTATGGTTGGTATGGTCCAAATTCTAAAAAACCAAACCAAACACTACACTCTCGTCATTGGAATAACTTTGATGCAGATACTGAAGTCGTTATACGTGTTTCACTTAAAGATGGGGCTTTAAGTCAAACGATAAAGTTAGATCAACTTGAAATTTATCCTGCACCACTCGCTATCAATCAAATAGATGACAAAACGGTAGACATTACTTTACCTGGAGCAGGAGAAGACAAATCGACGCCATTTTCTAGACACTTTATGGTTACCTTCAATCGTAAAGATTGGGAAGATCCTTCAAGGGGAGAACTTGTATACGAACATCCATTAATGGTTTTTGTCAATCCAGTAAAACCTGCCCCTGCTTCTGCACCTGAAAATGAGTATAAAGAATTTAAAAGTGGTCGATTATTAGTCATTGGTTCAGGGATTCACCTGCCAAATGATCATTTGAGATTCTTTGGGGAAGGTGCAAACGAAATTGCTGAAGAAGTTTACATCCCGGGTGATGCCTATGTACATGGTGGTTTTGCTATGAACAATAAAAACCATCCTGTCCATGTTTGGGGGCGAGGTATTTATAGTGACGAACTGTTCTTTGTTCATCAAGAAGATGATAATTGGACTGAAAGAACGCCTTGGGCAACAATTCCTCCAGCAGAAGGAAACCCTTGGGAAGATCAAGATATGAAAGGTGCTTGGGAAGCAAGCGTATTTTTGAAAGGCGACTATGCAAACCTACAAACATTTGAAGGTTTGTCTTCAATCAGTAGACGAATGGGAACTGTAACCGTAGCAGATGGTTATGCTAAAGTGATTGATCACAAGGATGTTGGATATGCAGGAGGACTTTATCAAAAACCTGGTTCAAAAACAGACTATTGGGGTATTTACACACATAATGATGACGATATCACCTACTGTCATTTAGATTACGAAATGAACCATAGTACTACTCGTATTTTACACAATGGTCCTAGTTTCCAATTCGGTTGGGGTGTCAATGATCTTTTACAAGCAAAAGGAAGAGCTTATAACCACACGACTCTTCCTGCTGATAAAAGAGGTTTAGGTATTGGTGAAAATCATGGCGTATTCAATAGCCGATTGCAATCAGGGGGACTTATACGTCACTTAGGAGGTTACTATGAGAACTTCAAAATCACAGGACAAGAAAATATTGTATTCAATATTGGAATCTCGAACAATGACGATAAGATTAATGATACAAATCCGAACTTGAGTCCTCGATCTGTATTTAGTGATAAAGTATTCAAAAACTTTACTTTGGAGAAGAAAACAAGAAGTAAAAACCTTCTTGAAACTAAAATCAGAGAAGGCTATGATTGGGAAAGTTACTTGAGATTCATCCACTTCGACAACCTTGTAATTGAAGGGGATCATATCGAAAATATCAACGATGGTGATCACTTTACTTATGAAAATGGGGTGTTATTACACACAATCACTTTCTTTAGTCTTCCCCAAAGAATAGCAGAACCTAGTTTGAGTGACGCTACACAAGGTACCATGACTTTCAAGTCTGAATTTATAGGTAAATCGATCAAAGCTGATGAGTCCCTTCCCGTAAGTTTATCCCCATTGTGTGCCAATTCCGATGATAATTCAGCAAGTAGCTTTATCCTTGAAAAAACATCTGATGGATATGTAGCACTAAAAGCACCTAACGGTTATTATGTTAAAGCAGACCCTAGACGTTATGGATATGTTTATACTGAGCCAGACGAAATACGAGAAGATTTAAATACAAAGGTGATTTCAGAAGATGCAAAATTCGTATGGGTCGATCTAGGAAATAATCAATTTGCACTTTACTCGAAAGCTATGGGATTGTATGTGAGAGCTGAAAGTAATACAGGACCAAACAGTCCATTATATGCTGCTAGTGATAAAATTACAGAAGCAGAAACTTTCACTATTACGAGTTCAGTAGAAGCGATTACAAGTGCTGAACAAGAGCTAAATCCTGTATCTCTTTTCCCTAACCCTGCCACGAATATTTTAAAAATTGAAGGTATTGATACTCCAAGAAGCATTGTCCTTTACTCCTTGGAAGGCCGAATGGTTCTATTGAATGAAAATACCAAAGAAATCAATGTTAGTAAACTAACCAATGGATGTTATATCATTCGAGTAACTGCTCAAGATGGAGCTGTATCTCAAGGAAAAGTGATTGTAGGAAATTAAAATTGTTGTTTCAAAACATCAATTCGTGTGTCATCGTTTACTCTTAATTATTTCATTTATAGAAGTGAAATTGTAAGTGTTTTCTCTAAAAATTGCCCTATTGACTTAGGGCAATTTTTATAAAGAATATCATCAACTAAAGACTGTAAACCCTGCTAAAATTACAGTATTACTTTACAGACCAAAGCTAACCTCAAGTCAAGTTCTAAATTTTTTCACTATTGAATTTACACTTAGCTTCTCAAGAAATGATCTTGTCTTTTTAGTAAGAAAATCACTGTTTTTGGATGGTTTACAAATGACTTAAGACACTCTACTAGCTTAGATTTTAAATACTGTAAGGGATACTAGAAATGAATTAATTTCATAACAAACAATATTGCAATGAATAAAATAGCGGCAATCATTTTACT
Protein-coding sequences here:
- a CDS encoding SulP family inorganic anion transporter — encoded protein: MINKSIKSNFISGFLVFLIALPLCLGIAKASGFPPIAGIYTAIIGGLVVTFLSKAPLAIKGPAAGLIAIAISAVEELGGGDHILGYKLTLAVIVVSGVLQILMGLAKFGKMGDMFPISVIRGMLAAIGVIIISKQIHVIMGVVPEAKSPWALLAEIPHSIMNLNPKVTVIGVLSLALLFGHPYIKNATLKKLPAPLLILLVAIPLGFVFNLSQTHSYSLGSFDYNIDPTKFLVVLPESFLSGITFPDFSQLLSYASIKYILMFALVGSIESVLSAKAVDALDPKGRVTNLNQDLVAVGIGNTIAGLIGGLPMISEIVRSSANINAGAKGRMSNFFHGLFLFLFVLLAAAVIKTIPNAALAAMLVFTGLKLASPQEFKKINSVGIDQLLQFLTTLIVTLATDLLVGVAAGIALKVVIELVQGVKIREMFDLQAQTSASKDGLVIKFKGVASFINYLKFKSLIDAQPKNQKIVLDFSEAFFIDHTFLNNIHNIQNKFTKEGGELVKTGFDNHHFQSQHHLSSRRLITNPYLQKTHSDLSKRSRTIQDMATANQLDFEANLSPSFIRPHLSAFSLLTRLRRAKNFVLGTREHYSFMICDIKYVNSDDFSTETSTATIALIFNIAKGGIPEFYTQGKTDLFNFITKYDFKLMDKSNKVPFNIFGKNEELVDAFFTPQITEMISDSSFNIECKRREMLIHKDWGVISEGESLEKMLTFVDQFASEVVKKRLEEATKDQK
- a CDS encoding LamG-like jellyroll fold domain-containing protein; its protein translation is MSNLNAQTAPTDGMVLYLPLDGDNLASIAPESIVTEGDLLGSKDNWDNANSALQFSGEGTYLSMQAAEIENLPVGASDRTISFWIKLDPTTGDGHFFSYGTNGGNAGAGKHVHMKISADSVIQYNFWNYDFKAPKSTDADFINIKDEQWHFITAMIESGQPKLYIDATSVPLTGPTGNGIDDIEEVNTDITGKKEFIIGANNVNLGNKGVVGEIDEFRMYNRLLSEDEISGLYAFEPTVTPSIEINAPSDFTFVRDENDESKITFSWTDNSDNETGFVIEEKTDTNTWTMLAEVNADVSSYIFTLENIRVTATFRVKAVVNDESRSNYSEELMVEGIEAPPVSAPSNLVYTLDENDNTLVSLNWIDNSDNETYFVIEEKKAQQAWTILDSTEANVNSFTFNVLDISVGLKYRVKAINTEVESEYSNTVELGETVSTEVNSPSALYYYRNTPSYTEATLYWTDNSDNETGFLVEQKIDGASWVETARVSENTIEHSISQLDPTASIEFRVRALLDEAYSASSNKVRLVGTESILEVYPEVPGIRNPKDTTVNNITFGMIQDQCPAEPEQGKATRISTFFDLKVRPSSGGDWLYSPTYETRPQIRDLRAQNDPAHNESGHDVYAYGWYGPNSKKPNQTLHSRHWNNFDADTEVVIRVSLKDGALSQTIKLDQLEIYPAPLAINQIDDKTVDITLPGAGEDKSTPFSRHFMVTFNRKDWEDPSRGELVYEHPLMVFVNPVKPAPASAPENEYKEFKSGRLLVIGSGIHLPNDHLRFFGEGANEIAEEVYIPGDAYVHGGFAMNNKNHPVHVWGRGIYSDELFFVHQEDDNWTERTPWATIPPAEGNPWEDQDMKGAWEASVFLKGDYANLQTFEGLSSISRRMGTVTVADGYAKVIDHKDVGYAGGLYQKPGSKTDYWGIYTHNDDDITYCHLDYEMNHSTTRILHNGPSFQFGWGVNDLLQAKGRAYNHTTLPADKRGLGIGENHGVFNSRLQSGGLIRHLGGYYENFKITGQENIVFNIGISNNDDKINDTNPNLSPRSVFSDKVFKNFTLEKKTRSKNLLETKIREGYDWESYLRFIHFDNLVIEGDHIENINDGDHFTYENGVLLHTITFFSLPQRIAEPSLSDATQGTMTFKSEFIGKSIKADESLPVSLSPLCANSDDNSASSFILEKTSDGYVALKAPNGYYVKADPRRYGYVYTEPDEIREDLNTKVISEDAKFVWVDLGNNQFALYSKAMGLYVRAESNTGPNSPLYAASDKITEAETFTITSSVEAITSAEQELNPVSLFPNPATNILKIEGIDTPRSIVLYSLEGRMVLLNENTKEINVSKLTNGCYIIRVTAQDGAVSQGKVIVGN